In the genome of Carassius gibelio isolate Cgi1373 ecotype wild population from Czech Republic chromosome A25, carGib1.2-hapl.c, whole genome shotgun sequence, the window ATGTCAACACCATAGCTGGCATACAGTAAGCCTGACTGAAGAGGAAATCGGAGTTATTAGCCATTTAGATCAACTGAGCAGGTTTCAGgaagacgatgatgatgatggtggtggtgttgatgatgatgatggtggtgatgatgattatgatgatgctgatgatgataTAGGTggtaatgataatgatgatgggatggtgatgatgatgatggtggtgttgttgatgatgatgatgattatgatgacgatggtgatgatgattatgatgatgctgatggtgatgatgatgaaatAGGTGGTAATGattatgatgatggtgatgataatGATGGTGgttgtggtgatgatgatgatagtatgatgatgatgatggtggtggtgatgatgatgatggtggttgttgtggtgatgatggtgatgatggtggttgtggtgatgatgatgatagtatgatggtgaggatgatgatgatggtggtggtgatgatgatggtgatgttgatgatagtgatgatgatggtggttgtggtgatgatgatgatggtgatgatgatgatggttatgatgttgatgatggtgatgatgatggtgatgatgatggtgatgatggtgggtgtggtgatgatgatgttgacgatggtgatgatgatggtgatgatgatgatgatggtgatgatgatgatggtggttgtggtgatgatgatgatagtatgatggtgaggatgatgatgatggtggtggtgatgatgatggtgatgttgatgatagtgatgatgatggtggttgtggtgatgatgatgatggtgatgatgatgatggttatgatgttgatgatggtgatgatgatggtgatgatgatggtgatgatggtgggtgtggtgatgatgatgttgacgatggtgatgatgatggtgatgatgatgatgatggtgatgatgatgatggtggttgtggtgatgatgatgatagtatgatggtgaggatgatgatgatggtggtggtgatgatgatggtgatgttgatgatagtgatgatgatggtggttgtggtgatgatgatgatggtgatgatgatgatggttatgatgttgatgatggtgatgatgatggtgatgatgatggtgatgatggtgggtgtggtgatgatgatgttgacgatggtgatgatgatggtgatgatgatgatgatggtgatgatggtgggtgtggtgatgatgatgttgacgatggtgatgatgatggtgatgatgatggtgatgatgatgatggtggttgtggtgatgatggtgatgatgatgatgatgatggttatgatggtaatgatgatgttgatgatgatggtgatgatgatgatgatggtgatgatgatggtgatggtcatgatgatgatggtgatgatgatggtggttgTGACATCACATTATGATATTCTCAGAAAGAAGGCAGTCATTACTAAGAGGTTCTAGGATCCATTAATGTCCgttaatgttaatgtattcactaacatgaaaaaaacaaaacaatgagcaatacatttattacagtatttattcatctttgttaatgttagtaaatgaaaatacagtcgttcattgttagttcatgttaattaacagtgcatttattaatgtgaaatagcacagcttttgattttaataatgaatcagTTAATGTTgagattaacatgaactaagattaatacaGTAAATTCTGTATCAGTTCTGTACATTCGTAGTTCATTTTAACTAAATTAGTTAATTAAtgaactaatgaaccttattgttaagtggtttcatattttttggtttcgatttttattttagtttttttagtaattttattatgtgcttttgtcattttcattcttttttattgttatatttctatttagctttgaattttttattttattttagtgtatcaAAATAACCGTTTGTAAGTTTGTAatctaatattttgtttatataatgtttaaatttttgtaacaacaataacagcactgctaattattaattaacaaggacatttttcattccattttaagctttttttattcagtttttttgtgtaatatattaagtatttttaacatttattctatgtatttacacattttatttattcattactttttattagcttgttcattcattatttatatttttttaaggctTGTTCACTAATGGTTTGATAAGATGCAATTAACTGCAGGCaggttaatgaaaaataaaaacagtaaaataaatttaatggcATTAATGTTGTGGCTTTTCCATCAGTACATCAAGTGGCGGAGAAGACTGAGGCTTTGGGTCAGTTTATCATGAAGACCAGACGAACTCTGAAAGGCCATGGAAATAAAGTCCTGTGTTTGGACTGGTGTAAAGACAAGAGGAGAATCGTCAGCTCATCTCAGGTCAGTCTATAAATCACTCATCACTTATCCATCCCTGTCATTTCCTTTCACAGTGACACACTTTTtcaaatgatgcaaaaaaattcaGTAATCTTATCAATAACTATtgaattttcttttgtattttaggACGGAAAAGTGATCGTATGGGATGCATTTACAACAAATAAGGTGAAATGAACCTGATCCTTCAAAAAATTGATATCATATACTTAAATTTTCTTTTCTAAAGTTTACCTATAGCATTAGtcactaattatattatataattgttatataattATGTGTACAGTATGCTTTTGACTAATGTTCGTGTAAAATTTATCTTATTTAACTTCTGTTTCAAATCTTTTTgatctttaataaaatattactaataatcaGCGTTTAATGAAGATACTATTATAGATACCGTTTtcaggtattattatttttttcattaaaaaaacactttttttttaaataaagttgtgtttttgagatttctcttagtttttacattttttaagtctacctatttttattaattttgtatagttttagttattttagtacatcaatataaactaaatgaaaatgtttctgtggaaactagctgaaataaaatatgtttctttatttttgtctCAGTTaccattaatttaattttcaactaacagaattatatttttatgttttttttttttttttttttttttttttagctataataaggttgttttaatatattaaatgtccTGACAGGAGCATGCGGTGACTATGCCCTGTACGTGGGTCATGGCCTGTGCTTACGCCCCCTCTGGATGTGCAGTGGCTTGTGGGTAAGTCTCTGGGCTCTTTCACTAAGCATTATATCGCTATCTTTGAGCAATAAACATCCGAATACACCAATTGTGACCTATGTAAAGGCTGGAAAGCTTTAGGAGTTTTTAggaaacaatatttattatgtttcattTAGATGTCACACACTTTAAACTTTAATTACAcatttagtaaataataaaaaatatccatTGTCATTTGCGCTCGTTCCTGTTGCATATCTTCAATCTGGCAACCCGCGTGAGCATTGCATCTAGTGAGGACGGAGGGGTGGGAGAAACAACTCTCTCcattattttgaatttggactgcattaCCCATTAGCTGTAAATATTACATACTACACCTATTATGTTTTTTGCAGTGGCTTGGACAATAAGTGCTCTGTGTACCCTCTATCCCTGGACAAGAATGAAAACCTCGCCGCTAAGAAGAAATCAGTGGCCATGCACACCAACTACCTGTCTGCATGCTGCTTTACTAACTCAGATATGCAGGTATGTGTGAATACGTGGTGAAATAATGAGACGGTGTCTTGCATTTGACTGGTTgtggtgtgttttgtgtttgcggTAGATCCTGACGTCTAGCGGTGATGGCACGTGTGCTCTGTGGGATGTAGAGAGCGGTCAGATGCTGCAGAGCTTCCATGGACACGCGGCTGATGTGCTGTGTCTGGATCTGGCACCCTCTGAGACCGGAAACACATTCGTTTCAGGGGTGGGAACTGAGCGGCTGATGCCAAACACAAACCACACAAAGcttccattaaaaataacaatgtcaCACAATACCTTACAGTCAACATGAGATTATAATTTACCATATTtgctttcttaaagggatagttcactgagaaatgaagattctgtcattaattactcacacaaataaaaatcttaatttgtgttctgaagataaatgggtttggaacggcatgagggagagtaattaatgacagaatttaacttttgggtgaactgtccctttaaattgaGCTGTTAACGTGCCTGTACAGTGACCTTTGACATGTTCTCGCGTCTCTCAGGGCTGCGATAAGAAGTCTTGTGTTTGGGACATGCGCACGGGACAGTGTGTCCAGTCTTTTGAGACTCATGAATCAGACATCAACAGCGTGCGGTGAGTGCCTCTTCTCTATTCAGATTCTGTCAAAGCAAAAAAAAGGCGTACTGAGTAACATTTTAAGGCCTTGACAGCACTGGTCAACAATGCTGGGTGTAAAGTTAGGTaatcggattacttttttttttaagtaactagtaaagtaacatatttttaatttagaagaaaatatttagtatttttttaaataagtcatgctagcagtggtggacgaagtacacaaatcaagtacttgagtagatcaagtacagatacgtataataaaatattactccagtaaaggtaaaagtactcctttttcaattttactcaagtgaaagtacaaaagtactaaattttttatgtacttaagtaaaaaagtactgaaagatagatgtttgcaattttatataggctaatttaattttatattagcactttttttatataatcctactgctcaaaatacctgggattttttccaaaataaccactatatggagtgaagatatatttttgttgttgatatggactacacttaCGAGAGTagtgttcactgtgaagcttacactgtgatgtacctgagagaaaacagagatgaccatctgattttcaccagtaagaacaaagtattttaaagtttgttgttttacagaacatcacagttatatatgacatgataataaggcctgaagattttaaggaaaatataattatattttcataatgattttttccttctcaaaccttgtctggggtgtaaaaacacccctggccaaactgggtgcatctcttcccctctttgataattactgtagttaccatgttctgaacatcacatcctttcttttctaaccagatataatctatatatatatatatatatatatatatatatatatatatatatatatatatatatatatatatatatatatataggtggttgaataaaaatatttggacattatttataaaaattacctcaagttagcaccagcaagcttgttagctagacagttagcatcagcttacaatatttacttattttcagagcggttatgaataacgtccttaataacaatggatgaaaaagtTAGAGctttactgatgattaagtctagagtgtgtccacctttgtgtttgggtccatgcacatgctgaatcgacaggtaaaaaaaagcctcaagtccaaatattcatttatcaccaattaaccgTTTGACAAActtgcttcgatgtccagatctgaattaaaaaaaatctcaaacatgctccaatatcccgatcagaatcaaccgagtcgcgaacaggctccgaagtgccgatctgaatcaaccgagtc includes:
- the LOC127947071 gene encoding guanine nucleotide-binding protein subunit beta-5a-like, with the translated sequence MEMAAQPSDTLATLKTESETLKTKLEEERAKLHDVELHQVAEKTEALGQFIMKTRRTLKGHGNKVLCLDWCKDKRRIVSSSQDGKVIVWDAFTTNKEHAVTMPCTWVMACAYAPSGCAVACGGLDNKCSVYPLSLDKNENLAAKKKSVAMHTNYLSACCFTNSDMQILTSSGDGTCALWDVESGQMLQSFHGHAADVLCLDLAPSETGNTFVSGGCDKKSCVWDMRTGQCVQSFETHESDINSVRYYPSGDAFASGSDDATCRLYDLRADREVAIYSKESIIFGASSVDFSLSGRLLFGGYNDYTINVWDVLKGTRVSILFGHENRVSTLRISPDGTAFCSGSWDHTLRVWA